A segment of the Trifolium pratense cultivar HEN17-A07 linkage group LG7, ARS_RC_1.1, whole genome shotgun sequence genome:
CCTTCGATTTCAACAACATTGTCTAACCTATGGGAATTCGAAACCTCTGCAACAGTCGCAGGTTTTCCACAATTCCTCATTTCTTCACAAAAACCCCATTTTTAACCAAACCCTTTTCCTCCATCCATTTCCACTCACCAAATTCCCTTCTTTTCTCAATTGGGTCTTCCCCATTTTGCTTTTTCAAAAACCCTTTTGATGGTTCCAACatatacttcaactttggtttTCAATTTCATACTTCAAGGTATTTTTGTTCTTACCCTTATTCTTCTTATAAGAATAAACCATATGCTACTTCAAAACAAGTTTCTGAAATCATTGCATTGATTATTGAAGGTGTGAATGATTTGGAATATAGGTTAAATATGTTGAATGTGTCTTTATCTATGGCAtcagttatttatatttttgataaattagCAAGTGAAAGAGTTTCAGCATTGATGTTTTTTCATTGGCTTAATGTTTCACATCCTGAGCTTTGTTGTGATCCTGACATAGGTGGTTGTGTTGTTGATAATTGTGGGTTGTTGGGAAATTTTGAGGCAATGGTTCCTATTTTGAATGAGTTTAACCTAAAAAGGATGTGTTTGGGGAGAAGGGCATTTAGGTTTATGGTTATTTTAAGGTTTGATGAAGATTCTAGAATGGAATGTGTGAGAAGAATTGTGAATGTTCTTAATGAGGTTGGTGGTGTGTGTCAAAGTTCTGGTTTTAAGGTTTTGATAGAGATTTTGAGTTTTTCGGGTAATTTTGATACAGTGGAGTTTG
Coding sequences within it:
- the LOC123897457 gene encoding pentatricopeptide repeat-containing protein At2g32630-like, with protein sequence MGIRNLCNSRRFSTIPHFFTKTPFLTKPFSSIHFHSPNSLLFSIGSSPFCFFKNPFDGSNIYFNFGFQFHTSRYFCSYPYSSYKNKPYATSKQVSEIIALIIEGVNDLEYRLNMLNVSLSMASVIYIFDKLASERVSALMFFHWLNVSHPELCCDPDIGGCVVDNCGLLGNFEAMVPILNEFNLKRMCLGRRAFRFMVILRFDEDSRMECVRRIVNVLNEVGGVCQSSGFKVLIEILSFSGNFDTVEFVIGEAGRHVNRYNYLLRMMCKRGDYEKVGDLVEKMKRCGVEPNGSTYNMLVSCLFKIGNFADACQVLETMEKENGLSDEFTFDTIVRLLCKHGQIDLALTFIDKMTLKGIEPCSLTHAAVIKCYFEHGKYDEAHKYVVDSACKGSYSSNENYTLLASLHLKKGSVLHSQKILHEMMDRGLKPNYSVYMKIRKCLEKKNKADMSWELSRRYLSLIET